The uncultured Devosia sp. sequence GGATCGTGGCGGCGCTCGATGCGATGGCTTCGCTGGACGAGGACACGATCGTGCGGCGGTTCGTCAACCTCGTGGAGTCCTCGGTGCGGACCAATGCGTTCCAGCGCGATGACGAAGGCAAGCGCATGCCGGCGCTGGCGATCAAGTTCAACTCGGCGCTGGTCGAGGGCATGGTCGCGCCGCGGCCCTATCGCGAGATTTCGGTTTATTCGCCGCGCGTCGAGGGCGTGCATCTGCGGTTTGGGGCGATTGCCCGTGGCGGGTTGCGCTGGTCGGACCGGCCAGAGGATTTCCGGACGGAAGTGCTGGGGCTGGTGAAAGCGCAGCAGGTCAAGAATGCGGTGATCGTGCCGGTGGGGGCCAAGGGCGGGTTCGTGCCGAAACATCTGGTGGCGGGCATGCCGCGCGAGGCATTCGCGGCCGAAGGCGTCGCCGCCTACAAGATCTTCATCGGCGCGCTGCTGGACGTGACGGACAATCTGGTGAATGGCCAGGTGGTACCGCCCAAGGATGTGGTGCGGCGCGACGGGGATGATCCCTATCTGGTGGTGGCGGCAGACAAGGGCACGGCCAGCTTTTCGGATACGGCGAACGGGATTGCGATTTCGCGCGGCTTCTGGCTGGGCGATGCCTTCGCCTCGGGCGGATCAGCCGGCTATGACCACAAGAAGATGGGCATCACGGCGCGCGGCGGCTGGGAAGCGGTAAAGCGGCATTTCCGCGAGATGGACCGCGATATCCAGAAGGAGCCTTTCACGGTTGTTGGCGTCGGCGACATGAGCGGCGACGTGTTCGGCAATGGCATGTTGCTGTCGCCGGCAATCCGGCTGGTGGCGGCGTTTGACCACCGCGACATCTTCATCGATCCGGCGCCCGACGCGGCGGCCAGCCTTGCAGAGCGGCAGCGGTTGTTCACCCTGCCCCGATCGAGCTGGCAGGACTACGACAAGGGCCTGATCTCGGCCGGTGGCGGGGTGTTCTCGCGGTCGCTGAAGTCCATTCCGCTCAGCAAGGAAATGCAGGCGGCGCTGGGACTCGATGTGGCGCATGCCACGCCGGCGGAAGTGATGACGGCCATCCTCAAGGCCGATGTGGACCTCCTGTGGTTTGGCGGTATCGGGACCTATGTGCGGTCGAGCCTCGAAAGCGATGCCGAGGTGGGCGACCGGGCCAATGATGCGATCCGCATCACCGGTGCGGATGTGCGGGCCAAGGTGATCGGCGAAGGCGCCAACCTGGGCGTGACGCAGCGCGGGCGCGTGGACTATGCGCTCAAAGGCAGGCGCATCAATACCGATGCGATCGACAATTCGGCGGGCGTCAATTCGAGCGACCTCGAGGTCAATATCAAGATCGCGCTGGCGCCGCTTTTGGCCGATGGGTCGCTGAGTCTCGACGCACGCAATGCGTTTCTGGTGACGATGACCGACGAGGTGGCCCAGCTTTGCCTGCGGAACAATTATCTGCAGGGGCTGGCGATTTCGCTGGAGCAGCGCGCGGGGCTGGATGCGTTGCCGGACCATCGCGAGCTGATGCAGCAGCTGGAAGAACGCGGGTTGCTGGATCGCGTGGTGGAGTTCTTGCCCAGCGAAGCGACGATCGATGTGCGGGCGGGCACCGGGAAGGGGCTGGTGCGGCCGGAACTGGCGGTGATCCTCGCCTATGCCAAGCTGACGCTTTATGCGGACCTGCTGGATGGCGTATCGATCGACGACGACTATCTGGCGGGCGAGCTTTATCGCTACTTCCCGGAAACGCTGCACAGGACCTACCCAGAGGCAGTGGCGCAGCATCGGCTGAAGCGCGAGGTGATCGCGACAGTGCTGGCCAATGCGATGATCAATCGCGGCGGTCCGGCCTTTGTCAGCGAGCTGACAGCAGCAACAAGTGCCAGCCCGGGCGAAGTGGCGCTGGCCTATGCAGCGACGCGGGATGTCTATGGGCTGACGGCGCTCAACACCGCGATCGATGCCCTGGATGGTGCGGTCGGCGGCGATGTGCAGCTGGGTCTCTATGCCGAGGTGGCGGACCTGTTGATGCAGGAAAGCCTGTGGTTCCTGCGCAATGCCGATGTGACGCAGGGGCTGGCGGCGCTTGTCGAGCGGCACCAAGGGGGCGTCGAAGCCCTGCGCAGCATGCTGGGCAGCGCCCTGCCCGCCTCGCTGCGGGCGCGGGTGGATGCCAAGGCGGCAGAGCTGGTGGACCAGGGTGTGCCGGAGCCGGTGGCGCGCGACATCGCGCAATTGCCGGTGCTGAGCTATGCCAGCGACATCGTGCTGGTCAGCGAACGTGCCGGGGTGAGCGTGGCGGATGGTGCTGCGGCTTTCTTTGGTGTGCTGGCCCAGTTTGCGCTGTGGCCGGTGATCGAGCAGGGTCGCGATATTCGTCTCAGCGACCGGTTTGACCGCATGGCACTAGACCGGGCGCTGGCCAACCTGATGCGTGCGCAGCGTGACCTGACCGCGGATGTACTCAAGACCGAGGGCGGGCTGACGACATGGGCGGCGCGGCCGGGGATTTCGCGAACGGCGGCTTCGGTGACGGAGCTGACGCAGGGCGAGCTGACGGTGTCGCGGCTGAGCGTGGCGGCGGGACTGCTGGCGGATCTGGCGCAAGAGGGGTAACGGCCTCCAAAGTCTCCACCCGCTCGGTGTCATCCCGGCCTTGAGCCGGGATCCATCCTGAGATGTTTGAACGGCCGCGAGGTCGATCTGTTGCCACACGGATACCTTGCGGCTGGGGAGAGACCTCGGGATGGGTCCCGGCTCAAGGCCGGGATGACATCGAGTTAGGGGGGAACCCGGAAGTGCTTTAACCCGAAAGTCTGCCTTGTCTTGGCTGGCTTGCTGGTGAGACTGCAGACACACTGCCCCCAAATGTGAGTGACCTGATGACCACGCTGACCCAATGGCTTGCTGCGCAGACCGTCGAACCGAAACTGGCTTCGGTGGTGGCCACGATGGGAGCGGCGAGTGCCGAGATTGCGGGCGTGTTGCGGCTGGCGCCGATTGCCGGGCAGACAGGGTTGGCCGGGCACACCAATGTGCAGGGCGAGGCGCAGAAGGCGCTGGATGTGGTCTCGAACGATATAGTTTTGAATCACATACGGGAAAATGCGGAGATTTCGATTCTGGTCTCGGAAGAGCTGGATGAGGAGGTCCGGTTCGACACTTCCGGCCAGTTCATGGTGGCGACCGATCCGCTGGATGGGTCCTCCAATCTCGATGTGAATGTGACCGTGGGCACGATCTTTTCGGTGCTCGATGCCGGAAAGGGTCTGCTGCAGAAAGGCTCTGCGCAACTGGCTGCGGGTTACGCAGCCTATGGGCCGGCGACGAGCCTGGTGATCACATTCGGTTCGGGCGTGGCGGTGTTCACGCTGGATGGGTCGGGCACGTTCGTTCTGACGCAGGACAAGGTTTTGGTGCCGGCGGCATCGGGCGAATATGCGATCAACACGGCGCGCGAACGGTTCTGGGACGCGGCGACCAAGGGCTATGTGGCGGAGAATGTCGCTGGCGAAGAAGGCGCGGCCGGCAAGCGCTACAATATGCGCTGGGTCGGCTCGATGGTGGCCGATATCCACCGCATCCTGATGCGGGGCGGGATCTTTCTCTATCCGCTGGATAGCGAGACCATCAGCAAGGGCGGACGGTTGCGGCTGCTCTATGAGGCGAACCCGATGGCGATGATCGTCGAGGCGGCAGGTGGCAAGTCGACGACGGGGCCAGCGGGAATTCTGGATCTTGTGCCCACGGGGATACATCAGCGGGTGCCGGTGATCCTGGGGTCGGCGGGCGAGGTTGAGCGCGTCGAGGGGTGGTACAAGAGGGGGTGAGGCCTTCGGCCGAGTCTTTGTGGGGTACCCTCACCGCCATTCGGCCATAGGCCTCATGGCCTTCTCGCCTCAAATCGCTCCACTGGAGCGATTTGCCCTTCGGGACAGCTCGAAGTCCCCCTGATAGGGGGAGGGACCGCGCTGTGTATTGGTCAACGTCTAGCCAAAAACCCGATTTGTCCCTCCCCCTTTTCAGGGGGAGGTTAGGTGGGGGTATTCTTATCTTGGGCAGATGATCCAGATCATTTGCAACGTTCTTACGGTCTAGCTATAGCTCCTCCAACCGAGGAGCCTTTTCCATGACCGACACGCTGCCGCCGCTTGCCAAGACCAATTCAAGCCCGTGGCCGAAGCGGCCGTTTCATCGGCAGTATCTGATGCGGCAGGCCAACAATCTCTATGATTTCTTCGAGGCGGCATCGATCAATCCCAAGGGCGGTTTCTTCGAACTGGATGACGAGGGACTGCCGCTGGACGAGGCCAATTCCACCCGGCAGATCCACGTGACCACCCGCATGGTGCATTGCGCGGTGATCGGGAGCCTGCTGGGCCGGCCGGGTTCGGACGAGATCGTCGATCACGGCATGCGGTTCATCTGGGAGCAGCATCGCGACGCCGAGCATGGTGGCTATGCCTGGGGCGTGGATGACAGCGAAATCGTCAATGGCTCGAAACAGGCCTATGGCCATGCCTTCGTGCTACTGGCGGCGTCGAGCGCCAAGCTGGTGGGGCATCCGCTGGCCGAGCAGATGCTGGCGGATGTGACCAGGATCATCAACGAGCGGTTCTGGGACGACAAGACCGGAACGGTGAAGGACGAGTATAACCAGGACTGGTCGAAGCTCCTGCCCTATCGCGGGCAGAATGCCAACATGCACATGACCGAGGCGCTGATGGCGGCCTTCGAGGCCACCGGAAACAGGGATTATCTCAAGAAGGCTGAGCGGATTGCAGAGCTGATCATCCTCAAGAATGCGGTCGAGCTCGACCATCGCGTGGCCGAGCATTTCGATGCCGACTGGGTGCTCGACCGCAATTACGAGGGCAATGAAATGTTCCGTCCCTCGGGCACGACACCTGGGCATTGGCTGGAATGGTCGCGCCTGCTGTATCAGCTGTGGGTGCTGGGCGAGAAGCGGTTGAGCTGGATGACCGGCGCAGCGCGCGCGCTGTTCCAGCAGTCGATCGACCTCGGCTGGGACAAGGAGCACGGTGGGTTCTTCTATACGCTGGATTGGGACAACAAGCCGATCATGCGCGAGAAGCTGTGGTGGCCGACGGCGGAAGCCATCGGCGCGGCGGCCTATATCTCGGCCTATGACACGCATGACTATTTCCAGACCTGGTATCGCAAGCTCTGGGACTATGCAGAAAACCACGTGATCGATCATGCGCGCGGCGGGTGGCTCAGCGAACTCAAGGAAGACCTGACGCCGACCTCGCGGCTGTTCGTGGGCAAGCCGGATATCTACCACGCGCTGCAGGCCTGCCTGATCCCGCTCTATCCGGCCAATGGCAGCCTGACCAAGGCGATCATCGAGGCGGATCACACCGAAAGGCACGGCATCTAGCCGTTTCCGCAAGGGCCTTGATTTAGCGCAACAAAATGCTCCTCGATATTGGCTAGCGTGGCCGTGTTATCGAGGACATTTTTCATGACACAGCACACTGCCGACTCCTGGTTCGTCACCGCAATGGTCAAGGCGACCTCGGACATGTGGCTCAAGGGTTGGGACGAGCGTAACGGCGGCAATGTCAGCCTGCGCCTGTTGCCGGACGACGTCGCGCCCTATCTGGCGATCTGGCCGGCAAACCGCGACGCGCCGATCAGCGATCCGCTGCCCGAACTGGCCGGCCAATATTACATCGTGACCGGAACGGGGAAGTATTTCCGCAACGTCCAGCTCGATCCGGCCGCCAACATGGGTGTCGTCCAGGTGGCGGCAGACGGGGCTTCGGTAAAGATCCTCTGGGGGTTCACCGATGGCGGGGCGCCGACGTCCGAACTGGCGTCGCATCTCAAGTCACACAGCGTCCGCCAGCAGGTCAGCAATGGCCGGGACCGGGTGATCATGCATTGTCATGCGACCAATCTGCTGGCGCTGACCTATGTGCTCGATCTCGATCCGGCCAATGTCACGCGTGCCCTGTGGGAATCCAGTACCGAATGCCTCGTGGTCTTTCCCAGGGGCGTTGGGACAATGGGATGGATCGTGCCGGGCACGGATACGATCGGCGATGCCACGGCCCGGGAAATGTCCAGGCACACGCTGGTGATGTGGCCCTATCACGGCATTTTCGGCTGCGGCGAGACGCTGGACGAAGCGTTCGGGCTGATCGATACGGCCGAGAAAGCAGCGGAAGTGCTGGTGAAGGTCATCGCCATGGGTGGCGCGCGCCAGACGATCAGCACCGCCAACCTGGTGGATCTTGCCGCCCGATTTGGCGTCGATCCCCTGCCCGAAGCCATGGCCATGGAGCGCTGGCGGATGGCTGGCGAAGCGAACCCGGAGATCACACTGAAAAGCGCGGCCAACAGCCGCTGGCCGTAAGGGTGTTGATCCAGCGCAATAAGGCGCGCCCGGAAAGAGACTAGTCTTCTCGCGTTTTCGAGGAGACTTTTCATGACCAAAGACTTTGCAGGCAAGGTTGCCGTCGTCACCGGGGCGGGTTCAGGCATCGGACAGGCGGTTGCTGAACGATTGGCCGGACGCGGCGCGAAAGTGGTGGTGGGCGACCTGGACATGGCCGCCGCCCAGTCCGTCGTTACGGGCATCACCGAGGCGGGCGGAACGGCGGTCGCCTTCGGGATCGACGTTGCCGACCGGGCGGCCAACCAGGCCATGGTGGCGCTTGCGGTGAGCGAATATGGCGGGCTCAACTATGCGGTGAACAATGCCGGAATGACGGGGCCCACCGCGCTCTTCGCCGACTATGACAATGCGGCATGGGACCGGGTCATTGCGGTCAACCTGTCGTCGGTGTTTTACGCCATGCAGGCGGAAATTCCGGAAATCCTCAAGGCCGGGGGCGGCGCCATCGTCAATACCGCGTCGCTTGCCGGGCTGGTCGGCAACCCGCAGATGGCGGGCTATGGCGCATCCAAGCATGGCGTTGTCGGGCTGACCAAATCTGCGGCGATGGACTATGCCGCCAAGGGCATCCGCATCAATGCCATCGCGCCCGGAGGCGTCGAAACACCGCTGCTGCGCGGCAAAGGTGACGAGTATGTCGCCGGGCTGGCTGCCGCCCATCCGGTCGGCCGGCTGGCGACGCCGGCAGAAATTGCGGCTTTCGCCGTGTTCCTGCTGTCGGAAGAGGCCGGCTTCATGACCGGCGTGGCCTATGTCACCGATGGCGGGCTGTCGATCGGCCCGCATTGAGCTAGCACCTCCGCCAGTTGCAACCATCGCGGGTCGCGCGTAAAGCAGCGCGACTTGCGGTGGAGTGAACCAGAATGACGACGGTAGCGCAGGCGAAGACCGATGCGGCATTGACCACATTGGTGCTTGAAGCGTCGATTGCCGCAGCGCGCGTCATCATGGATGTGTATTCCCGCCCGATTGCAGCCGTCAGCAAGGCCGATGGGTCGCCGGTGACGGAAGCCGATGCGGCGGCCGAGGCGGTGATCCTCGACTATCTCGGACCCACGGGCATTCCGGTGCTGGGTGAGGAAAGCGTCGCGGCGGGGATCATTCCGGTGCTGGGCGAGCGCTATTTCGTGGTCGATCCGCTGGACGGGACCAAGGAATTCATCAAGCGCAATGGCGAGTTCACCGTCAATATCGCGCTGGTGGAGCATGGCGTGCCGGTGCTGGGCGTGGTGCTGGCGCCGGTGACCGGGGAGACTTTCATCGGCGACGCGAGTGGCGCGTGGATCTGTAATACGCTGGGCGGCATTGCCTCGGAACGGCAGAGCATCGCGGTGGCTTCGGCCACGAGATTGCGCATCGTGGCGAGCCGCAGCCATGGACATGCGGCATTGGGCCAATTGTGCGAAACGCTGGACGTGGAGGCCGATGTTTCGGTCGGGTCGTCGCTCAAATTTTGCCTGTTGGCACGCGGGGATGCACAGCTTTACCCGCGCTTTACCCCAACCTCGGAATGGGACACGGCCGCCGGGCAG is a genomic window containing:
- a CDS encoding NAD-glutamate dehydrogenase, producing MDRGQSMRPALLDRAEALMGEDEGFARFFRAAILATDSEDLARQVPERFEADLRRAYQLLVSFNGDGSTLTAMLSEASGDALVVDVVSPDMPFIVDSALAAVRAAGGNVRLFTHPVVKVDQGQVSAHGGRALSLLHIQSDPVDDVSALTGEIEATMGEVTRAVSDWQPMLERLRLAIATLERSPAPNKDEKLRFLDWLTEHNFTFLGMREYRLEADGLVPVEGSGLGILRDGDFKVLRSGATFVESTPQHAAFMAESDPLLVTKANVRARVHRRVHMDYVGIKLFGSDGKPSGELRIVGLFTAQALATPHTDVPIIRRKIAEVMRKSGVDPLGHDGRTLLSALDSYPRDELFQIEGEQLYEFATAIAGLFDRPRVRVLPRIDRFDNFVSVLVYVPRDRYDSEARARIARYLAQVYDGRVSAYYPHFPEGELVRLHVIIGRVAGDTPRPSRAELERHVDALTSNFGDVLAATALDPATISDYRGAFSQAYQSRNTAADALADIEVLRSLGDGAGVAIKLRTREGADGALGLKFYHRESAIPLSDRVPMLEAFGFRVIDERTYTVVPRDGVERYLHDMVLAPADGATFDLAARGEAIEEGLLAVWDGLAESDALNALVSRTALGWTDAALLRALSRYLRQIGTSYSQRYIANVLVKQAEAASALVALFNALHDPAQDDRDVAAEVARERIVAALDAMASLDEDTIVRRFVNLVESSVRTNAFQRDDEGKRMPALAIKFNSALVEGMVAPRPYREISVYSPRVEGVHLRFGAIARGGLRWSDRPEDFRTEVLGLVKAQQVKNAVIVPVGAKGGFVPKHLVAGMPREAFAAEGVAAYKIFIGALLDVTDNLVNGQVVPPKDVVRRDGDDPYLVVAADKGTASFSDTANGIAISRGFWLGDAFASGGSAGYDHKKMGITARGGWEAVKRHFREMDRDIQKEPFTVVGVGDMSGDVFGNGMLLSPAIRLVAAFDHRDIFIDPAPDAAASLAERQRLFTLPRSSWQDYDKGLISAGGGVFSRSLKSIPLSKEMQAALGLDVAHATPAEVMTAILKADVDLLWFGGIGTYVRSSLESDAEVGDRANDAIRITGADVRAKVIGEGANLGVTQRGRVDYALKGRRINTDAIDNSAGVNSSDLEVNIKIALAPLLADGSLSLDARNAFLVTMTDEVAQLCLRNNYLQGLAISLEQRAGLDALPDHRELMQQLEERGLLDRVVEFLPSEATIDVRAGTGKGLVRPELAVILAYAKLTLYADLLDGVSIDDDYLAGELYRYFPETLHRTYPEAVAQHRLKREVIATVLANAMINRGGPAFVSELTAATSASPGEVALAYAATRDVYGLTALNTAIDALDGAVGGDVQLGLYAEVADLLMQESLWFLRNADVTQGLAALVERHQGGVEALRSMLGSALPASLRARVDAKAAELVDQGVPEPVARDIAQLPVLSYASDIVLVSERAGVSVADGAAAFFGVLAQFALWPVIEQGRDIRLSDRFDRMALDRALANLMRAQRDLTADVLKTEGGLTTWAARPGISRTAASVTELTQGELTVSRLSVAAGLLADLAQEG
- a CDS encoding class 1 fructose-bisphosphatase, encoding MTTLTQWLAAQTVEPKLASVVATMGAASAEIAGVLRLAPIAGQTGLAGHTNVQGEAQKALDVVSNDIVLNHIRENAEISILVSEELDEEVRFDTSGQFMVATDPLDGSSNLDVNVTVGTIFSVLDAGKGLLQKGSAQLAAGYAAYGPATSLVITFGSGVAVFTLDGSGTFVLTQDKVLVPAASGEYAINTARERFWDAATKGYVAENVAGEEGAAGKRYNMRWVGSMVADIHRILMRGGIFLYPLDSETISKGGRLRLLYEANPMAMIVEAAGGKSTTGPAGILDLVPTGIHQRVPVILGSAGEVERVEGWYKRG
- a CDS encoding AGE family epimerase/isomerase; translation: MTDTLPPLAKTNSSPWPKRPFHRQYLMRQANNLYDFFEAASINPKGGFFELDDEGLPLDEANSTRQIHVTTRMVHCAVIGSLLGRPGSDEIVDHGMRFIWEQHRDAEHGGYAWGVDDSEIVNGSKQAYGHAFVLLAASSAKLVGHPLAEQMLADVTRIINERFWDDKTGTVKDEYNQDWSKLLPYRGQNANMHMTEALMAAFEATGNRDYLKKAERIAELIILKNAVELDHRVAEHFDADWVLDRNYEGNEMFRPSGTTPGHWLEWSRLLYQLWVLGEKRLSWMTGAARALFQQSIDLGWDKEHGGFFYTLDWDNKPIMREKLWWPTAEAIGAAAYISAYDTHDYFQTWYRKLWDYAENHVIDHARGGWLSELKEDLTPTSRLFVGKPDIYHALQACLIPLYPANGSLTKAIIEADHTERHGI
- the rhaD gene encoding rhamnulose-1-phosphate aldolase; translated protein: MTQHTADSWFVTAMVKATSDMWLKGWDERNGGNVSLRLLPDDVAPYLAIWPANRDAPISDPLPELAGQYYIVTGTGKYFRNVQLDPAANMGVVQVAADGASVKILWGFTDGGAPTSELASHLKSHSVRQQVSNGRDRVIMHCHATNLLALTYVLDLDPANVTRALWESSTECLVVFPRGVGTMGWIVPGTDTIGDATAREMSRHTLVMWPYHGIFGCGETLDEAFGLIDTAEKAAEVLVKVIAMGGARQTISTANLVDLAARFGVDPLPEAMAMERWRMAGEANPEITLKSAANSRWP
- a CDS encoding SDR family NAD(P)-dependent oxidoreductase; this translates as MTKDFAGKVAVVTGAGSGIGQAVAERLAGRGAKVVVGDLDMAAAQSVVTGITEAGGTAVAFGIDVADRAANQAMVALAVSEYGGLNYAVNNAGMTGPTALFADYDNAAWDRVIAVNLSSVFYAMQAEIPEILKAGGGAIVNTASLAGLVGNPQMAGYGASKHGVVGLTKSAAMDYAAKGIRINAIAPGGVETPLLRGKGDEYVAGLAAAHPVGRLATPAEIAAFAVFLLSEEAGFMTGVAYVTDGGLSIGPH
- the cysQ gene encoding 3'(2'),5'-bisphosphate nucleotidase CysQ, encoding MTTVAQAKTDAALTTLVLEASIAAARVIMDVYSRPIAAVSKADGSPVTEADAAAEAVILDYLGPTGIPVLGEESVAAGIIPVLGERYFVVDPLDGTKEFIKRNGEFTVNIALVEHGVPVLGVVLAPVTGETFIGDASGAWICNTLGGIASERQSIAVASATRLRIVASRSHGHAALGQLCETLDVEADVSVGSSLKFCLLARGDAQLYPRFTPTSEWDTAAGQAVLEAAGGAVVTLDGERMGYGKHDLAFLNPYFVAASSRELAQKAAVEMSRLLA